A region of Lycium barbarum isolate Lr01 chromosome 3, ASM1917538v2, whole genome shotgun sequence DNA encodes the following proteins:
- the LOC132629952 gene encoding GDSL esterase/lipase At5g03820-like — MSFLRCLLGGFLLAIVLSVSNGDPLVPALCIFGDSVVDVGNNNNLSTLIKANFPPYGRDFVTHRPTGRFCNGKLATDFTAEYLGFTSYPPAYLSREARGQRILTGVNFASAASGYYNVTARLFRALTLPHQLKYYRLWQRKVVNLVGRTQATNIFSGGIHLINAGSSDFIQNYYINPLLNRRYSPDEFSDILMQSYSSFVQNLYDLGARRIGVTTLPPTGCLPAAITLFGRGRNQCVARLNQDAISFNNKLNRTSQNLKNKLSGLKLVVFDIYQPLFDLITKPAESGFFESRKACCGTGTLETSFLCNARSIGTCSNATNYVFWDGFHPSESANEKLAQSLLEQGFDLIS; from the exons ATGAGTTTCTTGAGGTGTCTCTTAGGTGGTTTTCTTCTTGCAATTGTGCTTTCTGTATCTAATGGAGACCCCTTGGTTCCAGCTTTGTGCATCTTTGGTGACTCTGTAGTTGATGTTGGAAATAATAACAACTTAAGCACTCTCATCAAGGCAAATTTTCCACCTTATGGAAGAGATTTCGTTACCCACAGACCCACCGGAAGGTTCTGCAACGGAAAGCTGGCCACAGACTTCACTG CTGAATATCTTGGGTTCACTTCATACCCACCGGCTTACCTGAGCCGAGAAGCTAGAGGGCAAAGAATTCTCACTGGTGTCAACTTTGCCTCTGCTGCTTCTGGTTATTATAATGTGACTGCTCGACTCTTT CGTGCTCTAACGCTGCCACATCAACTTAAATATTACAGGTTGTGGCAAAGAAAAGTAGTGAATCTGGTAGGGAGGACCCAGGCTACTAACATTTTCTCAGGAGGAATACATCTTATAAATGCAGGAAGCAGTGATTTCATTCAAAACTATTATATAAATCCACTACTGAACAGACGCTACTCACCTGATGAATTCTCAGATATCCTCATGCAGTCTTACTCTTCATTTGTTCAG AACCTCTATGATCTGGGAGCAAGGAGGATTGGGGTCACAACTCTGCCACCAACTGGTTGTTTGCCAGCTGCCATTACTTTGTTCGGTAGAGGAAGGAACCAGTGTGTTGCAAGACTGAACCAAGACGCAATCTCCTTCAACAATAAACTCAACAGGACATCTCAAAATTTAAAGAACAAGCTTTCCGGCCTCAAGCTCGTAGTCTTTGACATCTATCAGCCTCTCTTTGATCTGATCACAAAACCTGCAGAAAGTG GATTTTTTGAATCAAGGAAGGCTTGCTGCGGGACTGGCACACTAGAAACATCATTCCTTTGTAATGCCAGGTCCATAGGAACATGCTCCAATGCTACAAACTACGTCTTCTGGGATGGATTTCATCCCTCAGAATCGGCAAATGAGAAGTTAGCTCAAAGTCTGTTGGAACAGGGTTTTGACCTCATCTCTTAA